The following proteins are encoded in a genomic region of Coffea eugenioides isolate CCC68of chromosome 6, Ceug_1.0, whole genome shotgun sequence:
- the LOC113774226 gene encoding serine acetyltransferase 5-like isoform X1, producing MPGEELRSGSSPTQTQQMLSPIDLANDGGEAWVWIQIKAEARRDAETEPALASYLYSTILSHPSLERSLSFHLGNKLCSSTLLSTLLYDLFLNSFSRDPNLRSATVADLIAARYRDPACVSFSHCLLNYKGFLACQAHRIAHKLWTESRRPLALALQSRISDVFAVDIHPAAEIGKGILFDHATGVVVGETAVIGNNVSILHHVTLGGTGKAGGDRHPKIGDGVLIGAGATILGNVKIGKGAKIGAGSVVLIDVPPKTTVVGNPARLVGGKDQPRRHDEVPGESMDHTSFISEWSDYVI from the exons ATGCCCGGGGAAGAACTGCGTTCCGGTTCTTCACCAACACAAACCCAGCAGATGCTGTCGCCCATAGACTTAGCAAACGACGGCGGCGAAGCCTGGGTGTGGATCCAGATCAAAGCCGAGGCTCGGCGCGATGCTGAAACCGAACCGGCTTTGGCCAGCTACTTGTACTCCACAATTCTTTCTCACCCGTCTTTAGAACGTTCTTTATCCTTCCACTTGGGAAATAAGCTCTGTTCTTCCACTCTTCTCTCCACTCTCCTCTATGACCTCTTCCTTAATTCCTTCTCCAGAGACCCTAATCTCCGGTCAGCCACCGTCGCTGACCTCATCGCTGCCCGCTACAGGGACCCTGCTTGCGTCTCCTTCTCTCATTGCCTCCTTAACTATAAAGGGTTCCTCGCTTGCcag GCCCACCGAATAGCTCACAAGCTCTGGACTGAATCTCGAAGGCCACTTGCTCTGGCTCTCCAATCCCGAATTTCTGATGTCTTTGCTGTTGACATTCACCCGGCAGCTGAAATTGGCAAAGGCATCCTTTTTGACCATGCAACCGGAGTGGTAGTTGGTGAGACAGCAGTGATTGGGAACAATGTGTCAATTCTTCACCATGTAACCCTAGGGGGCACCGGCAAGGCTGGTGGCGATCGCCATCCGAAGATTGGAGATGGAGTTCTCATTGGTGCTGGAGCAACAATATTAGGCAATGTGAAGATTGGAAAGGGAGCCAAAATTGGTGCTGGGTCTGTAGTCTTGATAGACGTGCCACCGAAGACGACGGTGGTTGGGAACCCAGCAAGGCTGGTGGGAGGGAAGGATCAGCCAAGAAGGCATGATGAAGTGCCTGGGGAGTCCATGGATCATACTTCATTTATTTCTGAATGGTCTGATTATGTCATTTGA
- the LOC113774226 gene encoding serine acetyltransferase 5-like isoform X2 — MPGEELRSGSSPTQTQQMLSPIDLANDGGEAWVWIQIKAEARRDAETEPALASYLDPNLRSATVADLIAARYRDPACVSFSHCLLNYKGFLACQAHRIAHKLWTESRRPLALALQSRISDVFAVDIHPAAEIGKGILFDHATGVVVGETAVIGNNVSILHHVTLGGTGKAGGDRHPKIGDGVLIGAGATILGNVKIGKGAKIGAGSVVLIDVPPKTTVVGNPARLVGGKDQPRRHDEVPGESMDHTSFISEWSDYVI; from the exons ATGCCCGGGGAAGAACTGCGTTCCGGTTCTTCACCAACACAAACCCAGCAGATGCTGTCGCCCATAGACTTAGCAAACGACGGCGGCGAAGCCTGGGTGTGGATCCAGATCAAAGCCGAGGCTCGGCGCGATGCTGAAACCGAACCGGCTTTGGCCAGCTACTT AGACCCTAATCTCCGGTCAGCCACCGTCGCTGACCTCATCGCTGCCCGCTACAGGGACCCTGCTTGCGTCTCCTTCTCTCATTGCCTCCTTAACTATAAAGGGTTCCTCGCTTGCcag GCCCACCGAATAGCTCACAAGCTCTGGACTGAATCTCGAAGGCCACTTGCTCTGGCTCTCCAATCCCGAATTTCTGATGTCTTTGCTGTTGACATTCACCCGGCAGCTGAAATTGGCAAAGGCATCCTTTTTGACCATGCAACCGGAGTGGTAGTTGGTGAGACAGCAGTGATTGGGAACAATGTGTCAATTCTTCACCATGTAACCCTAGGGGGCACCGGCAAGGCTGGTGGCGATCGCCATCCGAAGATTGGAGATGGAGTTCTCATTGGTGCTGGAGCAACAATATTAGGCAATGTGAAGATTGGAAAGGGAGCCAAAATTGGTGCTGGGTCTGTAGTCTTGATAGACGTGCCACCGAAGACGACGGTGGTTGGGAACCCAGCAAGGCTGGTGGGAGGGAAGGATCAGCCAAGAAGGCATGATGAAGTGCCTGGGGAGTCCATGGATCATACTTCATTTATTTCTGAATGGTCTGATTATGTCATTTGA
- the LOC113775160 gene encoding thiamine phosphate phosphatase-like protein translates to MASEIVIIFDFDRTLIDDDSDRWVIKGMGLTHLFNQLRPILSWTSLMDRMVKELHSQGRTVKDIAECLKGVPLHQRTAAAIKSAHALGCDLKVVSDANKFYIETILKHHGLYDCFSEIITNPTLVDEHGRLQIFPYNDLASPHGCHLCPSNMCKGIVIKRIQASIAPHREAKFIYLGDGNGDFCPILKLGKGDHALPRKHYPLWELIRSNQEFVEAEVHEWCNGEELEHILLALIDRISGEDIKKAPVDESR, encoded by the exons ATGGCTAGCGAGATCGTGATAATATTCGACTTCGACCGGACGCTGATAGACGACGATTCTGACAGATGGGTTATTAAAGGAATGGGTCTGACCCACTTGTTCAATCAGCTCCGACCCATTCTATCTTGGACATCTCTCATG GATAGGATGGTTAAGGAACTACACTCACAGGGAAGAACAGTAAAAGACATTGCTGAGTGTTTAAAAGGGGTTCCATTGCATCAACGTACTGCTGCAGCCATTAAATCTGCACATGCTTTGGG ATGTGATCTAAAGGTGGTTAGTGATGCTAATAAGTTCTACATTGAGACTATATTGAAGCATCATGGACTGTATGACTGTTTCTCAGAGATCATCACAAACCCAACTCTGGTGGATGAACATGGAAGGCTTCAGATCTTCCCTTACAATGACTTGGCGTCACCTCATGGTTGCCATCTCTGCCCTTCCAACATGTGCAAG GGTATTGTTATTAAGCGGATCCAAGCTTCAATTGCTCCACATAGGGAGGCCAAATTCATATATCTTGGGGATGGAAACGGTGATTTCTGCCCAATTCTGAAGCTTGGTAAAGGAGACCACGCGTTGCCTCGAAAGCATTATCCTTTATGGGAACTTATCAGGAGCAATCAAGAGTTTGTTGAAGCAGAAGTTCATGAATGGTGCAATGGTGAAGAACTTGAGCACATCCTTCTTGCACTGATTGACAGAATCTCTGGTGAAGACATCAAAAAGGCACCGGTGGATGAAAGTCGTTAG
- the LOC113774599 gene encoding mitochondrial carrier protein CoAc2, with translation MEKKREERDGAMTINWDGVIEGMPLFAKELIAGGVAGGIAKTAVAPLERIKILFQTRRAEFQSIGLLGSFSKIAKTEGLLGFYRGNGASVARIVPYAALHYMTYEEYRRWIILGIPGITRGPVLDLIAGSFAGATAVLCTYPLDLVRTKLAYQVVGSPKLNVKGLLPNEQVYKGILDCFSKTYKEAGVRGLYRGVAPSLYGIFPYAGLKFYFYEEMKSHVPEDHKKDIMVKLACGSVAGLLGQTFTYPLDVVRRQMQVQRLSASNRTDMKSTIDTIVMIVQRHGWKQLFSGLSLNYLKVVPSVAIGFTVYDVMKSFLRVPSRDEAVVEVTTNRRNSQPSSLPS, from the exons AtggaaaagaagagagaggaaAGAGACGGGGCTATGACTATAAACTGGGATGGGGTTATCGAGGGCATGCCTTTGTTTGCAAAAGAGTTGATTGCTGGGGGTGTGGCTGGCGGCATTGCCAAGACTGCTGTTGCCCCTCTTGAACGTATAAAGATCTTGTTTCAG ACCAGACGAGCTGAATTTCAGAGCATAGGGCTCCTCGGATCATTCTCAAAAATAGCAAAAACAGAAGGATTGCTGGGCTTTTACAG GGGTAATGGAGCTAGTGTTGCTCGCATTGTGCCCTATGCGGCACTGCACTACATGACCTATGAGGAATACAGGCGGTGGATCATTCTTGGTATACCTGGCATCACTAGAGGTCCTGTTCTGGATCTCATTGCGGGATCCTTTGCTGGGGCAACTGCTGTGCTTTGCACTTACCCGCTTGATTTAGTCAGGACAAAATTAGCTTATCAG GTTGTTGGATCACCAAAGTTGAATGTGAAAGGGCTTCTTCCCAATGAACAAGTTTATAAAGGGATTCTGGATTGCTTCTCCAAGACTTACAAGGAAGCTGGAGTTAGAGGCCTTTATCGAGGTGTTG CTCCATCCCTTTATGGGATTTTCCCTTATGCTGGTCTGAAATTCTACTTCTATGAGGAAATGAAAAGTCATGTCCCTGAAGACCACAAAAAAGATATTATGGTAAAACTTGCTTGCGGATCTGTAGCAGGTTTACTGGGTCAGACTTTTACTTATCCTCTTGACGTTGTTAGGAGGCAGATGCAG GTCCAGCGACTTTCAGCATCTAACAGAACTGATATGAAAAGTACCATAGACACAATTGTTATGATTGTTCAAAGGCATGGTTGGAAACAACTATTTTCGGGGCTTAGCCTAAACTACCTAAAG GTTGTACCATCTGTTGCAATTGGATTTACTGTATATGATGTCATGAAATCATTTCTGCGGGTACCATCACGAGATGAAGCTGTTGTAGAAGTCACAACCAACCGAAGAAATAGCCAGCCGTCGTCTCTGCCCTCTTAA
- the LOC113775347 gene encoding protein NDL1-like isoform X2, whose translation MAESSSSDSVSVDVETIYLGGKEHIVRTGRGSVSVIVYGDKEKPALVTYPDLALNHVSCFQGLFFCPEAATLLLHNFCIYHISPPGHELGAAAICPDDPVLSVDDLTDQIIEVLNYFRLGAVMCMGVTAGAYILSMFAMKYRERVLGLILVSPLCRTPSWTEWFCNKVMSNLLYYYGMCSLLKECLLYRFFSKEVRGSAEVPESDIVQACRRLLDERQSLNVFRFLQAINRRPDITEGLKTLKCRTLIFVGENSPFYGEALHMTARLDRRYCALVEGR comes from the exons ATGGCGGAGTCAAGCTCAAGCGACTCCGTTTCTGTCGATGTCGAGACCATTTATCTTGGCGGAAAG GAACATATTGTAAGGACTGGCCGTGGTTCTGTGTCTGTTATAGTATACGGAGACAAAGAAAAGCCTGCACTAGTCACTTATCCTGATTTAGCTCTAAATC ACGTGTCTTGTTTTCAAGGATTGTTCTTTTGTCCGGAAGCAGCTACTTTGCTGCTACATAATTTCTGCATCTATCACATTAGTCCTCCTGGGCACGAG TTGGGAGCTGCAGCAATTTGTCCTGATGATCCAGTTTTGTCTGTTGACGATTTAACAGATCAAATAATTGAGGTTCTAAATTATTTTCG GCTGGGTGCAGTGATGTGCATGGGGGTGACAGCTGGAGCTTACATCCTCTCCATGTTTGCT ATGAAGTATAGGGAGCGGGTCCTGGGATTGATCCTTGTATCTCCACTATGCAGAACCCCTTCCTGGACCGAGTGGTTTTGTAATAAg GTGATGTCAAATTTGCTATATTACTATGGGATGTGTAGTCTGCTGAAGGAGTGCTTACTTTATCGGTTCTTCAGCAAG GAAGTTCGTGGTAGTGCAGAAGTTCCAGAATCAGATATAGTCCAAGCTTGCCGAAGA TTGCTAGATGAGAGGCAAAGCTTAAATGTCTTTCGATTTCTTCAAGCTATTAACAG GAGACCTGATATTACTGAAGGCTTAAAGACACTGAAATGTCGAACACTAATATTTGTCGGGGAGAATTCTCCTTTCTATGGTGAGGCTCTCCACATGACAGCCAGACTGGACAGAAGATACTGTGCTTTAGTTGAG GGGAGATAA
- the LOC113775347 gene encoding protein NDL1-like isoform X1 encodes MAESSSSDSVSVDVETIYLGGKEHIVRTGRGSVSVIVYGDKEKPALVTYPDLALNHVSCFQGLFFCPEAATLLLHNFCIYHISPPGHELGAAAICPDDPVLSVDDLTDQIIEVLNYFRLGAVMCMGVTAGAYILSMFAMKYRERVLGLILVSPLCRTPSWTEWFCNKVMSNLLYYYGMCSLLKECLLYRFFSKEVRGSAEVPESDIVQACRRLLDERQSLNVFRFLQAINRRPDITEGLKTLKCRTLIFVGENSPFYGEALHMTARLDRRYCALVEVQACGSMVTEEQPHAMLIPLEYFLMGYGMYRPSQFTGSPRSPLSPTCISPELLSPESMGLKLKPIKTRI; translated from the exons ATGGCGGAGTCAAGCTCAAGCGACTCCGTTTCTGTCGATGTCGAGACCATTTATCTTGGCGGAAAG GAACATATTGTAAGGACTGGCCGTGGTTCTGTGTCTGTTATAGTATACGGAGACAAAGAAAAGCCTGCACTAGTCACTTATCCTGATTTAGCTCTAAATC ACGTGTCTTGTTTTCAAGGATTGTTCTTTTGTCCGGAAGCAGCTACTTTGCTGCTACATAATTTCTGCATCTATCACATTAGTCCTCCTGGGCACGAG TTGGGAGCTGCAGCAATTTGTCCTGATGATCCAGTTTTGTCTGTTGACGATTTAACAGATCAAATAATTGAGGTTCTAAATTATTTTCG GCTGGGTGCAGTGATGTGCATGGGGGTGACAGCTGGAGCTTACATCCTCTCCATGTTTGCT ATGAAGTATAGGGAGCGGGTCCTGGGATTGATCCTTGTATCTCCACTATGCAGAACCCCTTCCTGGACCGAGTGGTTTTGTAATAAg GTGATGTCAAATTTGCTATATTACTATGGGATGTGTAGTCTGCTGAAGGAGTGCTTACTTTATCGGTTCTTCAGCAAG GAAGTTCGTGGTAGTGCAGAAGTTCCAGAATCAGATATAGTCCAAGCTTGCCGAAGA TTGCTAGATGAGAGGCAAAGCTTAAATGTCTTTCGATTTCTTCAAGCTATTAACAG GAGACCTGATATTACTGAAGGCTTAAAGACACTGAAATGTCGAACACTAATATTTGTCGGGGAGAATTCTCCTTTCTATGGTGAGGCTCTCCACATGACAGCCAGACTGGACAGAAGATACTGTGCTTTAGTTGAG GTCCAGGCTTGTGGATCAATGGTGACAGAAGAGCAGCCTCATGCGATGTTGATACCCTTGGAGTACTTCTTAATGGGGTATGGAATGTACCGACCAAGCCAGTTTACTGGTAGCCCTCGGAGTCCTCTGAGCCCAACTTGCATATCACCGGAGCTTCTCTCTCCAGAAAGCATGGGATTGAAACTAAAGCCAATCAAAACTCGGATTTGA
- the LOC113773526 gene encoding pentatricopeptide repeat-containing protein At2g15690, mitochondrial-like — protein sequence MASLSAIHTSSNSFPSPSRLNLSLPPPPSHLPLKDSTYRTSPLKTLCTSTAPKRPTKPRHRPHHSPHPQSSQLLKNNYQRTTTNVNETSPSTQNYQTPPPSDADLMSLCNEGNIEEAIDCIKQGAEANYFVFEALISSCGSSESLELGKKVHELMMKSPFRRNVELNIKLVEMYVKCGNMNGARKVFDRLGDRSLELWHLMINGYAKTGEGNNGLLLFERMRNIGALEPNAETFLAVLSACACEGAVREGCFYFEMMQNEYRILPGFEHYLGVIDVLGQAGHLVEALEFIEDMPFEPTIEVWEAVLSFARVHGDIDLEDRAEELLVELDSSKATADKVPTPLAKRNCEFNKLEGKIKVSELRSTSLYGEGANEKFKGLNGQMRDAGYVPDTRYVLHDIDEEAKEQALMYHSERLAIAYGLISTPARTTLRIIKNLRICGDCHNAIKIMSKIVGRELIVRDNKRFHHFRDGKCSCGDYW from the coding sequence ATGGCTTCCCTCTCTGCCATCCACACATCAAGCAACTCTTTTCCTTCTCCTAGCCGCTTGAACCTTTCCCTTCCGCCACCCCCGTCTCATCTCCCTCTCAAAGACTCCACTTACAGAACCTCCCCGCTAAAAACTCTCTGCACTTCTACCGCCCCAAAGCGCCCCACTAAACCCAGACACAGACCTCATCACAGCCCACATCCCCAATCATCCCAACTCCTCAAAAACAACTACCAGAGGACCACTACCAATGTAAATGAAACCAGCCCATCAACTCAAAACTATCAGACCCCTCCACCATCAGATGCTGATTTAATGTCATTATGTAATGAAGGCAACATTGAAGAAGCTATTGACTGCATTAAGCAAGGTGCCGAGGCGAATTATTTTGTTTTCGAGGCTTTGATCAGTTCTTGCGGTAGTTCTGAGTCACTTGAGCTTGGTAAAAAAGTACATGAGCTTATGATGAAGTCACCGTTTAGAAGAAACGTTGAGTTGAATATTAAGCTGGTGGAGATGTACGTGAAATGTGGGAACATGAACGGCGCCCGCAAAGTGTTTGATAGATTGGGCGATAGAAGTTTGGAATTATGGCATCTGATGATCAATGGCTATGCCAAAACTGGGGAGGGGAATAATGGGTTGCTTTTGTTTGAAAGAATGAGGAATATTGGAGCATTGGAACCTAATGCGGAGACGTTTCTAGCTGTTTTATCAGCTTGTGCTTGTGAAGGAGCAGTGAGAGAAGGCTGCTTTTATTTTGAGATGATGcaaaatgaatatagaattcTGCCAGGATTTGAGCATTACTTGGGTGTTATTGATGTTTTGGGTCAAGCTGGACACTTGGTTGAAGCTTTGGAGTTCATTGAGGATATGCCTTTTGAGCCGACCATTGAAGTTTGGGAAGCTGTTTTGAGTTTCGCCAGAGTACATGGAGATATTGACCTTGAGGATCGAGCTGAGGAGCTATTGGTCGAGCTTGATTCCTCCAAAGCTACAGCTGATAAAGTGCCTACTCCATTGGCAAAGAGAAATTGCGAGTTCAATAAGCTTGAGGGCAAGATCAAAGTTAGTGAGTTAAGGAGCACCAGTCTATACGGGGAAGGTGCAAATGAGAAATTCAAAGGGTTGAATGGGCAGATGAGGGATGCAGGGTACGTGCCAGATACACGGTATGTGCTTCATGACATTGATGAGGAGGCCAAGGAGCAGGCTCTGATGTATCACAGTGAACGTTTGGCTATTGCATACGGTTTGATTAGTACTCCAGCAAGGACAACTCTTAGGATCATTAAGAATCTCAGGATATGTGGGGATTGTCATAATGCAATAAAGATCATGTCGAAGATTGTTGGCAGAGAGCTGATTGTTAGGGATAATAAGCGGTTTCATCATTTCAGAGATGGTAAATGTTCTTGCGGGGATTATTGGTGA
- the LOC113773525 gene encoding pentatricopeptide repeat-containing protein At3g24000, mitochondrial-like has translation MFFPSKSQALFLTPPLLSVRSLSSSCAAPRTIEYNNIATDSQFRNAKIPRFRPPGAPTNVSRNGGRNKEIPKFRLSNGSKTGPRNLDSPDSRGLFRRGGDDGTVVNLDRGRVLRWYSETFRYYAVNLCLNEGKARHANLIKIGIDPDSHLFVSLINFYAKCGALSFARRVLDEMPEKDVVSWTALISGFVAEGLGQEGVQLFCEMRREGIRPNEFTLATVLRACSMVSGLEFGKQLHAEVVKGEAFTDVYVGSALVDLYAKCGEMEYADKVFFFMPEQNAVSWNVLLNGYTQLGDGHKLLNLFCKMTESDMRFSNYTLSTVLKGCASSQSLRAGQVVHSMAIKIGSAFDDFISCGLVDVYSKCELANDALQVFKMIRDPDIVTWSTMMSGLDQQGQKLEAVELFHSMMQSGLRPNQFSLSTVVSAATDLGDPRFCKSIHACIWKFNFESDLSVSNALITMYMKLGLVYDGLKVFSAMSQKDVVSWNALLSGYHDGESSDQGPMIFKKMLIEGLRPNQYTLISTLRSCTSQLNASFGKQVHAYLLKNNLCTDGHVGTALIDMYSKCRCLDDVELIFNRLSERDIFTWTVLIAGYAQTDNQGEKALGFFNWMQREGVKANEFTLASCLRACAGIASLINGQQLHSWAIKSGHFCDVYVASALVDMYGKCGCVDDAEMIFKSIETVDTVLWNTMICGHSKHGQNEKALHSFEAMLNKDVQPDGVSFIGVLSACSHMGLVEEGKKHFHLMSELYGIAPSVDHYACMVDILGRAGRFSELESFIQQMKIAPNTLIWETVLGACKIHGNVEMGEKAAQKLFEIEPDEDSSYILLSNLYAAKGRWNDVSRIRALMSSRGVKKEPGCSWVGVDAKTHVFLSQDASHPQLTDIYQKLEDLHQRLQSVGYTPNTHYVLHNVPDADKKENLFHHSERLALAFALVSNGNSRRIRIFKNLRICGDCHEFMKGVSDITNKEIVIRDSNRFHHFHNGICSCKDYW, from the exons ATGTTTTTCCCCAGCAAAAGCCAGGCACTTTTTCTGACACCTCCTTTACTATCTGTGCGGTCTCTTTCTTCCTCTTGTGCTGCTCCCAGAACCATCGAATACAATAATATAGCTACTGATTCTCAATTTAGAAATGCCAAGATCCCAAGATTTAGGCCGCCTGGTGCACCCACAAACGTGTCCAGAAATGGAGGGAGGAACAAAGAAATCCCAAAATTCCGACTCTCAAATGGGTCCAAAACGGGGCCGAGAAATCTCGATTCTCCTGATTCG AGGGGATTATTTAGGCGGGGTGGAGACGACGGCACTGTTGTAAATTTGGACAGAGGAAGGGTGTTGAGATGGTACTCGGAAACCTTTCGGTATTATGCTGTAAATTTATGCTTGAATGAGGGTAAAGCTCGTCACGCAAATTTGATCAAGATTGGGATTGACCCTGACAGTCATTTATTTGTTTCGTTAATTAACTTTTATGCTAAGTGTGGGGCTTTGAGCTTTGCGCGTAGGGTGTTAGATGAGATGCCTGAGAAAGATGTAGTGTCGTGgactgctttgatttcggggttTGTAGCTGAAGGGCTTGGCCAAGAAGGTGTTCAGTTATTTTGTGAGATGAGGAGGGAAGGCATAAGACCTAATGAGTTCACGTTGGCAACAGTTTTAAGAGCTTGTTCCATGGTCTCTGGTTTAGAATTCGGGAAACAGTTGCATGCTGAGGTTGTTAAAGGGGAGGCATTTACAGATGTTTATGTTGGTTCTGCTTTAGTTGATCTTTATGCTAAGTGTGGCGAAATGGAATATGCAGATAAAGTATTTTTCTTCATGCCGGAGCAGAATGCTGTATCATGGAATGTTTTGCTTAATGGGTATACCCAACTTGGTGATGGACATAAACTTTTGAATTTGTTCTGTAAAATGACAGAGTCAGATATGAGGTTCAGTAACTATACCTTGTCAACTGTTCTGAAGGGATGTGCCAGTTCGCAGAGTTTGAGGGCAGGCCAGGTTGTTCATTCAATGGCAATCAAGATTGGGAGTGCCTTTGATGATTTTATTAGTTGTGGTCTAGTCGATGTGTATTCCAAATGTGAGTTGGCAAATGATGCACTGCAAGTATTTAAGATGATCAGGGACCCTGATATTGTGACTTGGAGTACGATGATGAGTGGCCTTGATCAACAAGGACAGAAACTAGAGGCGGTGGAGTTGTTTCATTCAATGATGCAATCGGGATTGAGGCCTAACCAATTTTCACTCTCAACTGTTGTTAGCGCTGCCACGGATTTGGGTGATCCACGCTTTTGCAAAAGCATTCATGCTTGCATTTGGAAATTTAATTTTGAGTCCGATTTGTCAGTTAGCAATGCTCTGATCACCATGTACATGAAACTTGGTTTAGTTTATGATGGTCTAAAGGTTTTTTCTGCGATGAGTCAAAAGGATGTGGTTTCATGGAATGCACTTTTATCTGGATATCATGATGGTGAAAGTTCTGATCAAGGACCAATGATTTTTAAGAAGATGCTTATAGAAGGCCTAAGACCAAACCAGTACACTTTAATAAGCACTTTGAGGTCTTGCACTAGCCAGCTAAATGCTAGTTTTGGGAAGCAAGTGCATGCCTATTTACTTAAGAATAACCTTTGTACTGATGGTCATGTAGGAACTGCTCTGATTGACATGTACTCTAAGTGCAGATGCCTGGATGATGTGGAGTTGATTTTTAACAGATTGAGTGAAAGAGACATCTTTACTTGGACAGTTCTCATTGCTGGTTATGCTCAGACTGATAATCAAGGAGAGAAGGCCCTTGGCTTCTTCAATTGGATGCAGAGGGAAGGAGTCAAAGCTAACGAATTTACTCTGGCCAGCTGCCTGAGGGCTTGCGCTGGGATAGCAAGCCTTATAAATGGACAGCAGCTGCACTCCTGGGCAATTAAGTCTGGACATTTTTGTGATGTATATGTGGCCAGTGCACTGGTTGATATGTATGGAAAATGTGGTTGTGTAGATGATGCTGAAATGATATTTAAGAGCATAGAAACCGTTGATACAGTGCTGTGGAACACAATGATATGTGGACACTCCAAACACGGGCAGAATGAAAAGGCTCTTCACTCTTTCGAAGCCATGTTGAATAAAGATGTGCAGCCTGATGGGGTTAGTTTTATTGGTGTCCTTTCTGCATGCAGCCACATGGGTTTGGTTGAAGAAGGAAAGAAGCATTTCCACTTGATGAGCGAATTATATGGAATTGCTCCTTCAGTTGATCACTATGCTTGTATGGTTGATATCCTTGGCCGGGCAGGCAGGTTTAGCGAGCTGGAAAGCTTCATTCAACAGATGAAAATAGCTCCAAATACGTTAATCTGGGAGACTGTTCTTGGGGCTTGTAAAATTCATGGAAATGTAGAAATGGGTGAAAAAGCTGCTCAAAAACTTTTTGAAATTGAACCTGATGAGGATTCAAGCTATATATTGTTGTCTAACTTATATGCAGCCAAAGGTAGGTGGAATGATGTCTCAAGAATTAGAGCATTAATGTCGAGTAGAGGTGTTAAGAAGGAACCTGGTTGTAGCTGGGTTGGGGTCGATGCCAAAACGCATGTCTTCTTGTCTCAGGATGCTTCACATCCACAATTAACTGATATTTACCAAAAGTTGGAGGACCTGCATCAAAGACTTCAGTCGGTTGGTTATACTCCAAACACACATTATGTGCTTCATAATGTACCAGATGCCGATaagaaagaaaatctctttcaTCATAGTGAGAGGCTAGCTTTGGCTTTTGCACTTGTGAGCAATGGCAACAGTAGAAGAATTAGAATCTTTAAAAATCTTCGTATATGTGGAGACTGCCATGAGTTCATGAAGGGTGTGTCTGACATTACAAACAAGGAAATTGTTATTCGTGATTCCAATCGCTTCCACCATTTTCACAATGGAATTTGCTCTTGTAAGGATTATTGGTGA